In one Capricornis sumatraensis isolate serow.1 chromosome 1, serow.2, whole genome shotgun sequence genomic region, the following are encoded:
- the NRIP1 gene encoding nuclear receptor-interacting protein 1 — translation MTHGEELGSDVHQDSVVLTYLEGLLMHQAAEGSGTAVDKASAGRNEDDQNFNISGSAFPTCQRNGPVLSTHTYQGSGMLHLKKARLLQSSEDWNAAKRKRLSDSIVNLNVKKEALLAGMADSAPKGKQDSKVLASLLQSFSSRLQTVALSQQIRQSLKEQGYALSHNSLKVEKDLRCYGVASSHLKTLLKKSKAKDQKPDTNVPDVTKTLMRDRFIESPHHVGQGGTKVMSEPLSCAARLQAVASMVEKRASPATSPKPSVACSQLALLLSSEAHLQQYSREHALKTQNANQAASERLAAMARLQENGQKDMGSFQLSKGISGHLNGQARTSSNKLMASKSTAFQNPVGIVPSSPKNVGYKNSLERNNIKQAANNSLLLHLLKSQTIPKPMNGHSHSERGSIFEESSTPTTIDEYSDPNPSFTDESSGDESSYSSCVPIDLSCKHRIEKPEPDQPVSLDNLTQSLLNTWDPKVPEVDVKEDQDTSKNSKLNSHQKVTLLQLLLGHKNEENMERNSSPQEAHSDETKFSTQNYPRTSVIESPSTNRTTPVSTPPLFASTKADSPINLSQHSLVIKWNSPPYACGPQPEKPANTASSHLMDLTKSKESQGEKAIHNEGAQNSATFSASKLLQNLAQCGMQSSVSGEEQRPNKQLLSVNTDKPPGMIDRLNSPLLANKTSAVEEKKAFGSHTIGPEPGLSGSEIENLLERRTVLQLLLGNPNKGKTEKKEKMPLRDESTQEHTDRALSEQILMVKIKSEPCDDLHPHGVGMHLSHEAPGAPFLGTAPPVQRSAPALPASEDLNPEPGSPQDFSFSKNGLLSRLLRQNQDSHLADELDSSHRNSELTLVESKNLCMVPKKRKLYSEPLENPFKKTKSNTVDAANSHSAPEVLYGSLLNQQELKLSRSDLEFKHPASHGSASESEPRNWTRESKSFNVLKQLLLSENCVRDLSQHRSNSVADSKKKGHRSSVTNSKPEFSIASLNGLMYGATQPGGCMDSRTFPYPGVGRAALSPPFPEHLGCTGSRPEAGLVNGCSMPSEKGPIKWVITDVDKNEYEKDSPRLTKTNPILYYMLQKGGNSVTSRETQDRDIWREPSSAESISQVTIKEELLPAAETKASFFNLRSTYNSHMGNNASRPHSANGEVYGLLGNMLTIKKESE, via the coding sequence ATGACTCATGGAGAAGAGCTTGGCTCTGATGTGCACCAGGATTCTGTTGTTCTAACTTACCTAGAAGGATTACTAATGCATCAGGCAGCAGAGGGGTCAGGTACTGCCGTCGACAAAGCGTCTGCCGGGCGTAATGAAGATGATCAGAACTTTAACATTTCTGGTAGCGCATTTCCCACCTGTCAGCGTAATGGTCCAGTTCTCAGCACACACACGTATCAGGGATCTGGCATGCTGCACCTCAAAAAAGCCAGACTCTTGCAGTCTTCTGAGGACTGGAATGCAGCGAAGCGGAAGAGGCTGTCTGATTCCATCGTAAATCTAAACGTAAAGAAGGAGGCTCTGCTGGCTGGCATGGCTGACAGTGCGCCTAAAGGCAAACAGGACAGCAAGGTACTGGCCTCTCTGCTTCAGTCGTTCAGCTCTCGGCTGCAGACTGTTGCCCTGTCACAACAAATCAGGCAGAGCCTCAAAGAGCAAGGATACGCCCTGAGTCATAATTCTTTAAAAGTGGAGAAAGATTTAAGGTGCTATGGAGTTGCATCGAGTCACTTAAAAACTCTGTTGAAGAAAAGCAAAGCTAAAGATCAAAAGCCTGATACCAATGTCCCTGATGTCACGAAAACCCTTATGAGAGATAGGTTCATAGAGTCACCTCATCACGTGGGGCAGGGCGGAACAAAGGTCATGAGCGAACCCTTGTCGTGTGCTGCAAGATTACAGGCTGTCGCAAGCATGGTGGAGAAAAGGGCTAGTCCTGCCACTTCACCCAAACCCAGTGTTGCCTGTAGCCAACTAGCACTGCTTCTCTCCAGCGAAGCCCATTTACAGCAGTATTCTCGGGAACAtgctttaaaaacacaaaacgCAAATCAGGCAGCAAGCGAAAGACTTGCTGCCATGGCCAGATTACAAGAAAATGGCCAGAAGGACATGGGCAGTTTCCAGCTCTCAAAAGGCATATCAGGCCATCTTAATGGTCAGGCAAGAACATCGTCAAACAAACTAATGGCTAGCAAAAGTACAGCATTTCAGAATCCAGTGGGTATTGTCCCTTCTTCCCCAAAAAATGTAGGCTATAAGAACTCCCTGGAAAGAAACAATATAAAACAGGCTGCTAATAACAGTTTGCTTTTACATCTTCTTAAAAGCCAGACCATACCTAAGCCGATGAACGGACACAGTCACAGTGAGAGAGGAAGCATTTTTGAGGAGAGCAGCACGCCTACGACCATTGATGAGTACTCAGATCCCAATCCTAGCTTCACCGATGAGAGCAGTGGTGATGAAAGTTCTTACTCCAGCTGTGTGCCCATAGACTTGTCTTGCAAACACCGGATAGAAAAACCCGAACCCGACCAGCCTGTTTCTCTGGATAACTTAACTCAGTCCTTGCTAAACACTTGGGATCCAAAAGTCCCCGAAGTTGACGTCAAAGAAGATCAAGATACCTCAAAGAATTCTAAGCTAAATTCGCACCAGAAGGTAACCCTTCTTCAGTTGCTGCTTGGCCATAAGAATGAAGAAAACATGGAAAGAAACAGCAGCCCTCAGGAAGCACACAGCGATGAGACGAAGTTCAGCACACAGAATTACCCCCGGACGTCTGTAATAGAGAGCCCCAGCACCAACAGGACTACTCCCGTGAGCACTCCACCACTGTTTGCATCCACCAAAGCCGACTCTCCCATCAACCTTTCCCAACACTCTCTGGTCATCAAATGGAATTCCCCACCGTATGCCTGTGGCCCCCAGCCCGAAAAGCCAGCGAATACCGCCTCGAGCCACCTGATGGACCTTACAAAAAGCAAAGAATCGCAGGGGGAGAAAGCCATCCACAATGAAGGTGCACAAAACTCGGCCACGTTCAGTGCCAGTAAACTGTTACAAAATTTAGCGCAATGTGGAATGCAGTCTTCCGTGTCAGGAGAAGAGCAGAGACCCAATAAACAGCTGCTGAGTGTAAACACAGATAAACCTCCAGGTATGATTGATAGACTGAATAGCCCTCTGCTAGCCAATAAAACAAGTGCAGTTGAAGAGAAAAAAGCATTCGGCAGTCACACAATAGGTCCTGAACCAGGCCTCTCTGGGTCTGAAATAGAAAATCTGCTTGAAAGGCGCACCGTCCTCCAGTTACTGCTGGGAAATCCCAACAAAGGGAAgactgaaaagaaagagaagatgccCTTAAGAGATGAGAGCACTCAGGAACATACAGATAGAGCTTTAAGTGAACAAATACTGatggtgaaaataaaatctgagccTTGTGATGACTTGCATCCGCATGGCGTGGGCATGCACTTGAGCCACGAGGCTCCAGGCGCCCCCTTCTTAGGGACAGCCCCTCCCGTGCAGAGAAGCGCACCTGCCTTACCAGCATCTGAGGACTTGAATCCAGAGCCTGGCTCACCTCaggatttttctttctcaaagaacGGTCTGCTAAGCCGATTGCTGAGACAAAATCAAGACAGTCACCTGGCTGATGAGCTGGACAGCAGTCACAGGAACAGTGAACTGACACTTGTAGAATCGAAGAACCTTTGCATGGTCCCTAAGAAAAGGAAGCTTTACAGCGAGCCATTAGAAAACccctttaaaaagacaaaaagtaacACAGTCGATGCTGCAAACAGTCACAGTGCTCCGGAGGTGCTGTACGGGTCCTTGCTTAACCAGCAAGAGCTGAAACTTAGCAGAAGTGATCTTGAATTTAAACATCCTGCCAGTCACGGTTCAGCCAGCGAAAGtgaacccaggaattggaccagAGAGAGCAAAAGCTTCAACGTCCTGAAACAGCTGCTTCTCTCAGAAAACTGCGTGAGAGATTTGTCTCAGCACAGGAGTAACTCTGTGGCTGACAGTAAAAAGAAAGGACACAGAAGCAGTGTGACCAACAGCAAGCCTGAATTCAGCATTGCTTCTCTAAACGGACTGATGTACGGTGCCACTCAGCCCGGCGGTTGCATGGACAGCAGGACCTTTCCATACCCAGGTGTTGGAAGGGCCGCCCTGAGTCCTCCTTTCCCTGAGCACTTGGGCTGCACAGGGTCTAGACCAGAAGCTGGGCTTGTGAACGGGTGTTCCATGCCCAGTGAGAAAGGACCCATTAAGTGGGTTATAACAGATGTGGACAAGAATGAGTATGAGAAAGACTCTCCAAGACTGACCAAAACTAACCCAATACTCTATTACATGCTCCAGAAAGGAGGCAATTCTGTTACCAGTCGAGAAACACAGGACAGGGACATTTGGAGGGAGCCTTCATCTGCTGAAAGTATCTCACAGGTTACAATCAAAGAAGAGTTACTTCCTGCTGCAGAAACTAAagcttctttctttaatttaaggaGCACTTATAATAGCCATATGGGCAATAATGCTTCTCGCCCACACAGCGCAAACGGAGAAGTTTATGGACTTCTGGGAAACATGCTAACAATAAAAAAGGAATCAGAATAA